The Synechococcus sp. CC9605 sequence CAATCGTTCAGCAGCCATCCGCTGATCCAGTCGGCCTGATGCCGCAGCAGGATCGCCTCGCCATGGCAGTTGAGGAGCCGCAAGGCCCGGGCCAGGCTGCCGCTGCAGCTGGCGGCTGGACTGCTGGGATCCACCAAAGGTTGCAGAGCTGACTGCAGCTCAGGGCAGCTCTGGGAGTAGGCCAGTGCTTTCCCATGTGGGGAACCATCGCGATCACAGGCCAGCAGCGTGCCGGAGGTGCCATCCACGGCGAGTGCTTTCAGCTGGCACCTCAGCTGGGCTGGGATTGCCCTGATCAGATCTCCACAGCCTTCGCGCCAGCTGTGGGGGTTGGCGAAATCTCCGCCGTAGGCCTGGGATCTGCTGTCGAGAACCGCACCGTTAGCGGCAACAACGGCTGTGCGGATGCCGCTGGTGCCCAGGTCGATTCCGAGCACCAGCGGTGAATCCGTCATGGCTTCAGGCCGCGGCGACCTGCTTCAGCTCCTGGCTTTTCGCTGTCACGTCTTCCCAGGGGGCGTTGAGATCGTTGCGTCCGAAATGGCCGTAAGCCGCTGTGTCCTGATAAAAACACCCGCCCCGTTGCTGGGGGAGGTTGCGCAGACCGAAGGTCTCGATGATGGCGCCGGGGCGCAGATCGAAGTGCTCCTGCACCAAGGCGGTGAGGGCATCGTTGGCCAGTGCGCTGGTGCCGAAGGATTCCACCAGGATCGACACGGGCTTGGCCACGCCGATGGCGTAGCTCAGCTGCACTTCGGCCCGTTCGGCGAGCCCTGCGGCCACAAGGCACTTGGCCACGTAGCGCGCGGCGTAGGCGGCCGAACGATCCACTTTGGTGGGGTCCTTGCCGGAGAAAGCACCACCGCCGTGGCGGGCATAGCCGCCGTAGGTGTCCACAATGATCTTGCGGCCGGTGAGACCGGCATCGCCCTGAGGGCCACCCACCACGAATTTGCCGGTGGGGTTCACCAGATACTTTGTGGCCTCGCGGGAGGGCTTGAGCGCCAGATCGGCGGTCGCCGGCTCCACCACATGGGTCCAGAGGTCTTCGGTGATGCGCTCGCGGATGCCCTGCTCATCACTGATCCCGTCC is a genomic window containing:
- the metK gene encoding methionine adenosyltransferase, whose translation is MSRYVFTSESVTEGHPDKICDQVSDAVLDALLAQDPSSRVACETVVNTGLCMITGEVTSKAQVDFIHLVRNVIKEIGYSGARAGGFDANSCAVLVALDQQSPDIAQGVNEADDHAGDPLDLVGAGDQGIMFGYACNETPELMPLPISLAHRLSRRLAEVRHNGTLGYLLPDGKTQVSVVYENDKPVSIDTILISTQHTAEVDGISDEQGIRERITEDLWTHVVEPATADLALKPSREATKYLVNPTGKFVVGGPQGDAGLTGRKIIVDTYGGYARHGGGAFSGKDPTKVDRSAAYAARYVAKCLVAAGLAERAEVQLSYAIGVAKPVSILVESFGTSALANDALTALVQEHFDLRPGAIIETFGLRNLPQQRGGCFYQDTAAYGHFGRNDLNAPWEDVTAKSQELKQVAAA